A stretch of the Papaver somniferum cultivar HN1 chromosome 6, ASM357369v1, whole genome shotgun sequence genome encodes the following:
- the LOC113288210 gene encoding GBF-interacting protein 1-like isoform X2, which yields MSSLSRVSIPNTVKKTIQDIKEIAGNHSDDEIYAMLKECSMDPNETTQRLLYQDTFHEVKRKRDKKKENVNIRESADSRWRPAPQGRGGRSGRPNEFPRYNSQDAGVGRNGIYVKENGVNRGSDKAGILDLPVSLDMENKAASSLPGMANGNFNTPNGSSILGPPSQMATGGGTNFSVNFTKVRNAPEPHVNGKITPPSGVNISRERSTPNPKHIVPPPSVLGVYSSASDPVLVPSVDSQVPGAVGTIKREVRVQRAAVEPNSDVPDDTISSTCQEIADSSQMTVKSLGAENSQQLELSEPSSSQGGSISRPSSNYGSRPQQISGPQKAVGPGREWKPKPMNSNAALASGEVAMLKIETVTDEAGVESVPELTESVSEVAIMPLQKKLEEVHFSDSQHVIIPNHLHVAESERSGLSFGSFEAGFGVTTSYIGGHDAEKSYTPLSESPRETEEVAEESFSSNQETPEDAQEGENFDDSQSPTDVMENISPEEANISSSAVEDHDQPKFETVLPPEGPQFSVVHTVPTYSTFGLMPPMLGTQFAPFDSSDPQARAFVVQQSFDPANYYSQVYRAGTDGDGRFSPLLAPAAAAATKFNGNIALLSSQAGQSPQESGDFLIHSTSPTPHASQATGVMPSSISVSQQPVPVFRHPQAMHMPHFPPNYLPYGSYYSPYFVPPPTIHQFLSNSAFPQQPPSGSVYPTPVAATAAAATGIKYSLPQFKVGGTTGNPTHIGMQPGYAQFSSLPAGYSPSPACTTGGNSSGNEDLVPPQFKENNVCITAPQSEGGSAVWVPAPGREISGMQAGPFYNLPQGQHIAFAPSQTGHPAFAGIYHPTQTMGGATVHPLLQQSQAMTGAVEMVGPPAGVYQQQPQRTQVNWTNTY from the exons ATGAGTAGCCTTTCTAGGGTTTCAATCCCTAACACCGTTAAGAAAACGATCCAAGACATCAAAGAGATCGCTGGTAATCACAGTGATGATGAAATATATGCAATGCTTAAAGAGTGTTCTATGGATCCAAACGAGACCACTCAGAGACTATTGTATCAAG ATACATTTCATGAGGTCAAGAGGAAGCGTGATAAGAAAAAAGAG AATGTGAACATCAGAGAGTCGGCAGATTCTAGGTGGAGGCCTGCCCCCCAGGGGCGAGGAGGTAGGAGTGGTCGGCCAAACGAGTTTCCTCGCTACAATTCTCAAG ATGCTGGTGTTGGGAGAAATGGTATATATGTGAAGGAAAATGGAGTCAATCGGGGATCAGATAAAGCGGGTATTCTTGATTTGCCGGTTTCTCTGGATATGGAAAATAAAGCTGCAAG TTCTCTACCAGGGATGGCAAATGGAAATTTTAATACTCCTAATGGAAGTTCAATTCTTGGGCCTCCCTCACAGATGGCCACAGGTGGTGGTACGAACTTTTCTGTGAACTTTACTAAGGTAAGGAATGCACCAGAACCACATGTTAATGGAAAAATTACCCCACCATCTGGAGTCAACATTTCACGTGAGAGGTCTACACCCAATCCCAAGCACATTGTACCACCACCATCTGTGCTTGGAGTTTATTCCTCGGCTTCAGATCCTGTTCTGGTGCCGTCTGTAGACTCACAAGTCCCTGGTGCAGTAGGAACAATTAAGCGTGAAGTGAGGGTTCAACGTGCAGCTGTGGAACCTAACTCAGATGTCCCTGACGATACTATATCCTCTACTTGTCAGGAGATTGCAGACAGTTCCCAA ATGACGGTAAAATCTTTGGGAGCGGAAAACAGCCAGCAGTTGGAGTTGTCAGAACCTTCTTCTTCACAAGGTGGGTCAATTAGCAGGCCATCATCGAATTATGGTAGTCGCCCCCAACAGATTTCTGGCCCTCAGAAAG CTGTAGGCCCTGGTAGGGAGTGGAAACCAAAGCCAATGAATTCAAATGCAGCTTTGGCTTCAGGGGAAGTTGCCATGTTAAAGATTGAAACTGTTACAGACGAGGCCGGTGTCGAGTCAGTGCCTGAACTTACGGAGTCTGTATCTGAAGTTGCAATTATGCCACTTCAGAAGAAGCTAGAAGAGGTGCATTTCTCTGACAGTCAACATGTTATTATTCCGAACCATCTCCATGTCGCTGAATCTGAAAGAAGTGGGTTGAGTTTTGGAAGCTTTGAAGCTGGTTTTGGCGTGACAACAAGCTATATTGGTGGCCATGATGCTGAAAAGAGCTATACACCTTTATCGGAATCCCCTCGGGAAACTGAAGAAGTTGCTGAAGAATCGTTCTCGAG CAATCAGGAGACACCCGAAGATGCCCAGGAAGGAGAAAATTTTGACGACTCACAGTCGCCCACGGATGTGATGGAAAATATATCACCTGAAGAGGCCAATATTTCATCTTCTGCAGTGGAGGATCATGACCAGCCCAAGTTTGAGACCGTACTCCCTCCAGAAGGTCCTCAATTTTCCGTCGTCCACACTGTTCCGACGTACTCCACTTTTGGATTGATGCCGCCAATGTTGGGAACCCAGTTTGCGCCCTTCGATAGCTCTGACCCCCAGGCACGTGCCTTTGTC GTTCAGCAATCATTTGATCCTGCAAACTATTACAGCCAAGTATATCGAGCTGGTACTGACGGCGACGGCCGCTTCTCTCCCTTACTTGCacccgctgctgctgctgcaaccaaGTTTAATGGAAATATAGCACTATTATCTTCGCAGGCTGGTCAGTCTCCTCAAGAG AGTGGGGACTTTCTTATTCATTCTACAAGTCCAACACCTCATGCGAGCCAAGCTACTGGAGTCATGCCAAGTTCTATTTCGGTATCCCAGCAACCAGTCCCTGTTTTTCGACACCCTCAAGCGATGCACATGCCTCATTTTCCTCCAAATTACCTTCCATACGGCTCATACTATTCACCTTATTTTGTGCCACCTCCCACAATTCACCAATTCTTGAGCAACAGTGCGTTCCCTCAACAACCCCCAAGTGGAAGTGTGTACCCGACTCCTGTTGCAGCAACAGCTGCTGCTGCTACAGGTATCAAATACTCTCTTCCACAATTCAAAGTTGGCGGCACTACAGGAAACCCAACCCACATTGGAATGCAACCCGGCTATGCACAGTTTAGCTCCCTCCCAGCTGGTTACAGTCCCAGTCCCGCTTGCACCACTGGTGGTAACTCCTCCGGGAATGAAGATCTAGTGCCACCTCAGTTTAAAGAAAATAATGTTTGCATCACCGCTCCACAG AGTGAAGGTGGTTCAGCTGTCTGGGTTCCTGCACCAGGGAGAGAGATTTCTGGAATGCAGGCTGGTCCTTTTTACAATCTGCCTCAGGGACAGCACATAGCATTTGCTCCATCCCAAACTGGGCATCCAGCATTTGCTGGGATATATCACCCAACACAGACAATGGGAGGAGCAACTGTTCACCCTCTGCTTCAGCAGTCTCAAGCCATGACTGGAGCTGTTGAAATGGTAGGGCCTCCTGCAGGTGTTTATCAGCAGCAGCCTCAACGCACACAGGTGAATTGGACCAATACTTACTGA
- the LOC113288210 gene encoding GBF-interacting protein 1-like isoform X7 has product MSSLSRVSIPNTVKKTIQDIKEIAGNHSDDEIYAMLKECSMDPNETTQRLLYQDTFHEVKRKRDKKKENVNIRESADSRWRPAPQGRGGRSGRPNEFPRYNSQDAGVGRNGIYVKENGVNRGSDKAGILDLPVSLDMENKAASSLPGMANGNFNTPNGSSILGPPSQMATGGGTNFSVNFTKVRNAPEPHVNGKITPPSGVNISRERSTPNPKHIVPPPSVLGVYSSASDPVLVPSVDSQVPGAVGTIKREVRVQRAAVEPNSDVPDDTISSTCQEIADSSQMTVKSLGAENSQQLELSEPSSSQGGSISRPSSNYGSRPQQISGPQKAVGPGREWKPKPMNSNAALASGEVAMLKIETVTDEAGVESVPELTESVSEVAIMPLQKKLEEVHFSDSQHVIIPNHLHVAESERSGLSFGSFEAGFGVTTSYIGGHDAEKSYTPLSESPRETEEVAEESFSSNQETPEDAQEGENFDDSQSPTDVMENISPEEANISSSAVEDHDQPKFETVLPPEGPQFSVVHTVPTYSTFGLMPPMLGTQFAPFDSSDPQVQQSFDPANYYSQVYRAGTDGDGRFSPLLAPAAAAATKFNGNIALLSSQAGQSPQESGDFLIHSTSPTPHASQATGVMPSSISVSQQPVPVFRHPQAMHMPHFPPNYLPYGSYYSPYFVPPPTIHQFLSNSAFPQQPPSGSVYPTPVAATAAAATGIKYSLPQFKVGGTTGNPTHIGMQPGYAQFSSLPAGYSPSPACTTGGNSSGNEDLVPPQFKENNVCITAPQSEGGSAVWVPAPGREISGMQAGPFYNLPQGQHIAFAPSQTGHPAFAGIYHPTQTMGGATVHPLLQQSQAMTGAVEMVGPPAGVYQQQPQRTQVNWTNTY; this is encoded by the exons ATGAGTAGCCTTTCTAGGGTTTCAATCCCTAACACCGTTAAGAAAACGATCCAAGACATCAAAGAGATCGCTGGTAATCACAGTGATGATGAAATATATGCAATGCTTAAAGAGTGTTCTATGGATCCAAACGAGACCACTCAGAGACTATTGTATCAAG ATACATTTCATGAGGTCAAGAGGAAGCGTGATAAGAAAAAAGAG AATGTGAACATCAGAGAGTCGGCAGATTCTAGGTGGAGGCCTGCCCCCCAGGGGCGAGGAGGTAGGAGTGGTCGGCCAAACGAGTTTCCTCGCTACAATTCTCAAG ATGCTGGTGTTGGGAGAAATGGTATATATGTGAAGGAAAATGGAGTCAATCGGGGATCAGATAAAGCGGGTATTCTTGATTTGCCGGTTTCTCTGGATATGGAAAATAAAGCTGCAAG TTCTCTACCAGGGATGGCAAATGGAAATTTTAATACTCCTAATGGAAGTTCAATTCTTGGGCCTCCCTCACAGATGGCCACAGGTGGTGGTACGAACTTTTCTGTGAACTTTACTAAGGTAAGGAATGCACCAGAACCACATGTTAATGGAAAAATTACCCCACCATCTGGAGTCAACATTTCACGTGAGAGGTCTACACCCAATCCCAAGCACATTGTACCACCACCATCTGTGCTTGGAGTTTATTCCTCGGCTTCAGATCCTGTTCTGGTGCCGTCTGTAGACTCACAAGTCCCTGGTGCAGTAGGAACAATTAAGCGTGAAGTGAGGGTTCAACGTGCAGCTGTGGAACCTAACTCAGATGTCCCTGACGATACTATATCCTCTACTTGTCAGGAGATTGCAGACAGTTCCCAA ATGACGGTAAAATCTTTGGGAGCGGAAAACAGCCAGCAGTTGGAGTTGTCAGAACCTTCTTCTTCACAAGGTGGGTCAATTAGCAGGCCATCATCGAATTATGGTAGTCGCCCCCAACAGATTTCTGGCCCTCAGAAAG CTGTAGGCCCTGGTAGGGAGTGGAAACCAAAGCCAATGAATTCAAATGCAGCTTTGGCTTCAGGGGAAGTTGCCATGTTAAAGATTGAAACTGTTACAGACGAGGCCGGTGTCGAGTCAGTGCCTGAACTTACGGAGTCTGTATCTGAAGTTGCAATTATGCCACTTCAGAAGAAGCTAGAAGAGGTGCATTTCTCTGACAGTCAACATGTTATTATTCCGAACCATCTCCATGTCGCTGAATCTGAAAGAAGTGGGTTGAGTTTTGGAAGCTTTGAAGCTGGTTTTGGCGTGACAACAAGCTATATTGGTGGCCATGATGCTGAAAAGAGCTATACACCTTTATCGGAATCCCCTCGGGAAACTGAAGAAGTTGCTGAAGAATCGTTCTCGAG CAATCAGGAGACACCCGAAGATGCCCAGGAAGGAGAAAATTTTGACGACTCACAGTCGCCCACGGATGTGATGGAAAATATATCACCTGAAGAGGCCAATATTTCATCTTCTGCAGTGGAGGATCATGACCAGCCCAAGTTTGAGACCGTACTCCCTCCAGAAGGTCCTCAATTTTCCGTCGTCCACACTGTTCCGACGTACTCCACTTTTGGATTGATGCCGCCAATGTTGGGAACCCAGTTTGCGCCCTTCGATAGCTCTGACCCCCAG GTTCAGCAATCATTTGATCCTGCAAACTATTACAGCCAAGTATATCGAGCTGGTACTGACGGCGACGGCCGCTTCTCTCCCTTACTTGCacccgctgctgctgctgcaaccaaGTTTAATGGAAATATAGCACTATTATCTTCGCAGGCTGGTCAGTCTCCTCAAGAG AGTGGGGACTTTCTTATTCATTCTACAAGTCCAACACCTCATGCGAGCCAAGCTACTGGAGTCATGCCAAGTTCTATTTCGGTATCCCAGCAACCAGTCCCTGTTTTTCGACACCCTCAAGCGATGCACATGCCTCATTTTCCTCCAAATTACCTTCCATACGGCTCATACTATTCACCTTATTTTGTGCCACCTCCCACAATTCACCAATTCTTGAGCAACAGTGCGTTCCCTCAACAACCCCCAAGTGGAAGTGTGTACCCGACTCCTGTTGCAGCAACAGCTGCTGCTGCTACAGGTATCAAATACTCTCTTCCACAATTCAAAGTTGGCGGCACTACAGGAAACCCAACCCACATTGGAATGCAACCCGGCTATGCACAGTTTAGCTCCCTCCCAGCTGGTTACAGTCCCAGTCCCGCTTGCACCACTGGTGGTAACTCCTCCGGGAATGAAGATCTAGTGCCACCTCAGTTTAAAGAAAATAATGTTTGCATCACCGCTCCACAG AGTGAAGGTGGTTCAGCTGTCTGGGTTCCTGCACCAGGGAGAGAGATTTCTGGAATGCAGGCTGGTCCTTTTTACAATCTGCCTCAGGGACAGCACATAGCATTTGCTCCATCCCAAACTGGGCATCCAGCATTTGCTGGGATATATCACCCAACACAGACAATGGGAGGAGCAACTGTTCACCCTCTGCTTCAGCAGTCTCAAGCCATGACTGGAGCTGTTGAAATGGTAGGGCCTCCTGCAGGTGTTTATCAGCAGCAGCCTCAACGCACACAGGTGAATTGGACCAATACTTACTGA
- the LOC113288210 gene encoding GBF-interacting protein 1-like isoform X3: MSSLSRVSIPNTVKKTIQDIKEIAGNHSDDEIYAMLKECSMDPNETTQRLLYQDTFHEVKRKRDKKKENVNIRESADSRWRPAPQGRGGRSGRPNEFPRYNSQAVCPDAGVGRNGIYVKENGVNRGSDKAGILDLPVSLDMENKAASSLPGMANGNFNTPNGSSILGPPSQMATGGGTNFSVNFTKVRNAPEPHVNGKITPPSGVNISRERSTPNPKHIVPPPSVLGVYSSASDPVLVPSVDSQVPGAVGTIKREVRVQRAAVEPNSDVPDDTISSTCQEIADSSQMTVKSLGAENSQQLELSEPSSSQGGSISRPSSNYGSRPQQISGPQKAVGPGREWKPKPMNSNAALASGEVAMLKIETVTDEAGVESVPELTESVSEVAIMPLQKKLEEVHFSDSQHVIIPNHLHVAESERSGLSFGSFEAGFGVTTSYIGGHDAEKSYTPLSESPRETEEVAEESFSSNQETPEDAQEGENFDDSQSPTDVMENISPEEANISSSAVEDHDQPKFETVLPPEGPQFSVVHTVPTYSTFGLMPPMLGTQFAPFDSSDPQVQQSFDPANYYSQVYRAGTDGDGRFSPLLAPAAAAATKFNGNIALLSSQAGQSPQESGDFLIHSTSPTPHASQATGVMPSSISVSQQPVPVFRHPQAMHMPHFPPNYLPYGSYYSPYFVPPPTIHQFLSNSAFPQQPPSGSVYPTPVAATAAAATGIKYSLPQFKVGGTTGNPTHIGMQPGYAQFSSLPAGYSPSPACTTGGNSSGNEDLVPPQFKENNVCITAPQSEGGSAVWVPAPGREISGMQAGPFYNLPQGQHIAFAPSQTGHPAFAGIYHPTQTMGGATVHPLLQQSQAMTGAVEMVGPPAGVYQQQPQRTQVNWTNTY, encoded by the exons ATGAGTAGCCTTTCTAGGGTTTCAATCCCTAACACCGTTAAGAAAACGATCCAAGACATCAAAGAGATCGCTGGTAATCACAGTGATGATGAAATATATGCAATGCTTAAAGAGTGTTCTATGGATCCAAACGAGACCACTCAGAGACTATTGTATCAAG ATACATTTCATGAGGTCAAGAGGAAGCGTGATAAGAAAAAAGAG AATGTGAACATCAGAGAGTCGGCAGATTCTAGGTGGAGGCCTGCCCCCCAGGGGCGAGGAGGTAGGAGTGGTCGGCCAAACGAGTTTCCTCGCTACAATTCTCAAG CTGTCTGTCCAGATGCTGGTGTTGGGAGAAATGGTATATATGTGAAGGAAAATGGAGTCAATCGGGGATCAGATAAAGCGGGTATTCTTGATTTGCCGGTTTCTCTGGATATGGAAAATAAAGCTGCAAG TTCTCTACCAGGGATGGCAAATGGAAATTTTAATACTCCTAATGGAAGTTCAATTCTTGGGCCTCCCTCACAGATGGCCACAGGTGGTGGTACGAACTTTTCTGTGAACTTTACTAAGGTAAGGAATGCACCAGAACCACATGTTAATGGAAAAATTACCCCACCATCTGGAGTCAACATTTCACGTGAGAGGTCTACACCCAATCCCAAGCACATTGTACCACCACCATCTGTGCTTGGAGTTTATTCCTCGGCTTCAGATCCTGTTCTGGTGCCGTCTGTAGACTCACAAGTCCCTGGTGCAGTAGGAACAATTAAGCGTGAAGTGAGGGTTCAACGTGCAGCTGTGGAACCTAACTCAGATGTCCCTGACGATACTATATCCTCTACTTGTCAGGAGATTGCAGACAGTTCCCAA ATGACGGTAAAATCTTTGGGAGCGGAAAACAGCCAGCAGTTGGAGTTGTCAGAACCTTCTTCTTCACAAGGTGGGTCAATTAGCAGGCCATCATCGAATTATGGTAGTCGCCCCCAACAGATTTCTGGCCCTCAGAAAG CTGTAGGCCCTGGTAGGGAGTGGAAACCAAAGCCAATGAATTCAAATGCAGCTTTGGCTTCAGGGGAAGTTGCCATGTTAAAGATTGAAACTGTTACAGACGAGGCCGGTGTCGAGTCAGTGCCTGAACTTACGGAGTCTGTATCTGAAGTTGCAATTATGCCACTTCAGAAGAAGCTAGAAGAGGTGCATTTCTCTGACAGTCAACATGTTATTATTCCGAACCATCTCCATGTCGCTGAATCTGAAAGAAGTGGGTTGAGTTTTGGAAGCTTTGAAGCTGGTTTTGGCGTGACAACAAGCTATATTGGTGGCCATGATGCTGAAAAGAGCTATACACCTTTATCGGAATCCCCTCGGGAAACTGAAGAAGTTGCTGAAGAATCGTTCTCGAG CAATCAGGAGACACCCGAAGATGCCCAGGAAGGAGAAAATTTTGACGACTCACAGTCGCCCACGGATGTGATGGAAAATATATCACCTGAAGAGGCCAATATTTCATCTTCTGCAGTGGAGGATCATGACCAGCCCAAGTTTGAGACCGTACTCCCTCCAGAAGGTCCTCAATTTTCCGTCGTCCACACTGTTCCGACGTACTCCACTTTTGGATTGATGCCGCCAATGTTGGGAACCCAGTTTGCGCCCTTCGATAGCTCTGACCCCCAG GTTCAGCAATCATTTGATCCTGCAAACTATTACAGCCAAGTATATCGAGCTGGTACTGACGGCGACGGCCGCTTCTCTCCCTTACTTGCacccgctgctgctgctgcaaccaaGTTTAATGGAAATATAGCACTATTATCTTCGCAGGCTGGTCAGTCTCCTCAAGAG AGTGGGGACTTTCTTATTCATTCTACAAGTCCAACACCTCATGCGAGCCAAGCTACTGGAGTCATGCCAAGTTCTATTTCGGTATCCCAGCAACCAGTCCCTGTTTTTCGACACCCTCAAGCGATGCACATGCCTCATTTTCCTCCAAATTACCTTCCATACGGCTCATACTATTCACCTTATTTTGTGCCACCTCCCACAATTCACCAATTCTTGAGCAACAGTGCGTTCCCTCAACAACCCCCAAGTGGAAGTGTGTACCCGACTCCTGTTGCAGCAACAGCTGCTGCTGCTACAGGTATCAAATACTCTCTTCCACAATTCAAAGTTGGCGGCACTACAGGAAACCCAACCCACATTGGAATGCAACCCGGCTATGCACAGTTTAGCTCCCTCCCAGCTGGTTACAGTCCCAGTCCCGCTTGCACCACTGGTGGTAACTCCTCCGGGAATGAAGATCTAGTGCCACCTCAGTTTAAAGAAAATAATGTTTGCATCACCGCTCCACAG AGTGAAGGTGGTTCAGCTGTCTGGGTTCCTGCACCAGGGAGAGAGATTTCTGGAATGCAGGCTGGTCCTTTTTACAATCTGCCTCAGGGACAGCACATAGCATTTGCTCCATCCCAAACTGGGCATCCAGCATTTGCTGGGATATATCACCCAACACAGACAATGGGAGGAGCAACTGTTCACCCTCTGCTTCAGCAGTCTCAAGCCATGACTGGAGCTGTTGAAATGGTAGGGCCTCCTGCAGGTGTTTATCAGCAGCAGCCTCAACGCACACAGGTGAATTGGACCAATACTTACTGA